A window of the Proteus terrae subsp. cibarius genome harbors these coding sequences:
- the surE gene encoding 5'/3'-nucleotidase SurE codes for MLKILVSNDDGVMAKGIQTLAKALRQRYDVQIVAPDRNRSAASNSLTIDRPLRKQELENGDIAIVEGTPTDCVYLGVNHLVRPRPDIVVSGINHGPNLGDDVIYSGTVAAATEGRFLGLPAIAVSLDGETHFETAAQVTCEVLAMLQQVPLRAGNILNINVPDIPIDEVKGFRITRCGSRHASQHVYTHTVPRGNSLYWIGPPGEKNDVGPDTDFAAVDEGYVSITPLHVDLTAYKALDLLQNWLNKAEVKKTC; via the coding sequence ATGCTGAAAATATTGGTGAGTAATGACGATGGTGTGATGGCGAAGGGGATACAGACCCTCGCTAAAGCATTGCGCCAGCGTTATGATGTACAAATTGTTGCACCCGATCGCAATCGTAGTGCTGCATCTAACTCTTTAACAATCGACAGACCTCTACGCAAACAAGAGCTTGAGAACGGGGATATTGCGATTGTTGAGGGTACACCAACAGATTGTGTTTATCTTGGTGTAAATCATTTAGTGCGTCCTCGTCCTGATATTGTGGTTTCTGGTATTAATCATGGCCCTAATTTGGGTGATGATGTTATTTATTCAGGTACGGTTGCTGCAGCAACAGAAGGGCGTTTTTTAGGTTTACCAGCCATTGCTGTTTCACTTGATGGTGAAACGCACTTTGAGACAGCTGCTCAAGTAACTTGTGAAGTCTTGGCAATGTTACAACAAGTACCTTTAAGAGCCGGAAATATTCTCAATATTAACGTACCTGATATTCCTATTGATGAAGTAAAAGGTTTCCGTATTACACGCTGTGGTAGTCGTCATGCATCACAACATGTTTATACGCATACCGTTCCTAGAGGAAATAGTCTTTATTGGATTGGGCCTCCAGGTGAAAAAAATGATGTAGGTCCTGATACAGATTTTGCTGCTGTTGATGAAGGTTATGTTTCGATAACTCCATTGCATGTTGATTTAACAGCGTATAAAGCACTTGATTTACTACAAAATTGGTTAAATAAAGCAGAGGTCAAAAAAACATGTTAA